The Ralstonia pseudosolanacearum genome includes the window CGATTCCCTGCTGTTCCTCGAACTGAGCGAGACCATTGCGCGCGAGCTCGATGTGCGCATCTCGGCCGACACCGCCTTCCAGGCCGGCACCTTCGAGGCGCTGGCCGATGGCCTCGCGCAGGCCCTGGGCGTGCGGCGCGACGGCACCGGCACGGGGGTTCCGGCAACCGGTGCCTCCGCCTTGCGCATGGCGCTCACGGAACTGGAGCAATCGGAGGGCGGCTGGCTGGCCGCCAACGGCGACATGCTGCCGCGCCCTGACGCCCCCGGCACACCCCTGCCCCTGCCGGGCTTGCCGGGCCTACGCCGCCGGCTGCGCGAATCCGACGTCCCGCAGCAGCTGTACGTGGAATACGACAAGCCGGCGGACTTCCCGCTCGCGCGCTTCGAGCAGGCGTGGAACCGCGTGGTCGAACGCCACCCGATGCTGCGAGCGACGGTCAGTCCGGACGGGTTGCTGCGCACCCGGCCCGAGGTCCCGCGCACCGTCATCGCCCACACCGATTGGCGCGGCCAGCCCACAGCCGAACGCGACGCGGCATTGGCCACGCTGCGCGAGACGCTGTCGCGCCAGCCCTTCGACCTGGCACAGTGGCCGCATGCCGAATGGCGCGCGAGCCGGATCGACGAGGCCACGCTGCGCCTGCATCTGCGCCTCGATACCACGCTGGTCGACATCGAAAGCCTGCGCATTATGTTGCGCGAGCTGTTCCTGTGGGTGCAGGACCCGGCGCGCGCGCTGCCGGCGCCACGGTTTTCCGCGCGCGACTACTACGCCGGCGAAGCGGCGCTGCGCTCGACCGACGCGCATGCGCGGCAGTGGCAGGCCTATGCCCCGCGCATCGGGCAACTGCCCCCACCGCCCAATCTGCCGCTCAGGCAGGCGGCCGGCACCGGCGCGCGGCGCTTCGTCATCTGGCGCGATGCCCTGCCGCGCGACGCCTGGCTGGCGCTGCGCACCCACGCCGAGCAGGCCGGGCTGAGCGGCACGGCTGTGCTGCTGGCGGCCTATGCGCTGGCGCTGGCCCCCTGGACCGATCGCCGCGCCTTCACCTTGCGGCTCGACTATCCGGACCGCCGGCCACTGCACGCCCAGGCCATGAACGTGATGCTCGACGCATCGGCCTCGGCGCTGGTGCCGTGCGCGCTCGATGCCGGCAGCTTCATCGCGCTGGCGAATGCCTGCGCCGAAGCGATCGCCGGCCGGCTCGCGGCAGACCTGGTCGGTGCGGAAACGCTGTGGTCCGCCCATGGCGTGCAGCACCTGGGCGCGGGGCATCCGGCACGGCTACCGCCGGTGGCCATGACCAGCCTGCTCGGCGTGCGCTCGGCCTATTCGATTCCGGAGACGTCCGACCCACTGCTCGGCATGCCGACCCACGAATACGCCAGCCAGCCCGATACCTGGCTGCACTTCCAGGCACTGGAAGAGGCCAGCGCGCTGCTCTACAACATCGACCAGCGCGCCGACTGGCTGCCCGACGAACTCGGAGAAACGGTGATGCTGCGCCTGCGGCTGGTGCTCGATGCGCTGGCGGAATCCCCCGCTGCCTGGCATGCGGCGCCGCTGGAGCTGGTGCCCGCCGATGCGGATATCGCCGAGTTTGCCGCCGCCATGACGCGCCTGCTCGATGCGGGTGGCATGGCCGTAGAAGCGGAGGTCCGGGATTGAGGACGGCGGGTGCGGCGGCGCTGGACGGCGTCGCCGCACCCGCGGCAGCACGACTGCCAGGCCATCGTGCAAGACTTCAGCGCGACGGCGTCATGATGGGCAATGCGCGGTCGGATGCACGCGCGCGACAGGACGCCATGCGCCCGTGCGCCATCGCCGAACCGAATGGGGCGACACTGCCGACCGGACCGGCGGGACATGCGGCATGCAACGCGAGGCGGCTCCGTTCCCGGCCAGCCGCCTCGCGTCATGGACCACCCTACGCCGCCCGCTACATCCGCCCGGGCGGCGTCCGATCCCTCAGGCCGCCGCGCGGAACCGCCAGTTGCGCGTGCGCGCCTGCTGCGCCCAAAGCCGGGCGTAGAGCCCACCGCCTGCCAGCAGGTCGGGATGCCGGCCGCGCTCCACCACGCGCCCGCGCTCCAGCACCAGGATCTGGTCGACGTCCGCCACCGTGTGCAGGCGGTGCGCGATCACCAGCACCGTCTTGCCCCGCACCAGCGCCGCCAGCGCCTGCCGGATCGCCTGCTCGTTGCCGGAGTCGATCGAGGCGGTGGCCTCGTCCAGCAGCACGATCGGCGCATCCTTGAGCAGGGCCCGCGCAATCGAGAGCCGCTGCCGCTCACCGCCGGACAGGCGGCCGCCGCCCTCCCCGATCACGGTCCGGTAGCCGTCCGGCAGCGCCATGATGAAGTCGTGGCAGCACGCCGCCCGCGCGGCGGCAACCAGTTCCGCATCGCTGGCCTCCGGCCGGGCCAGGCGCAGGTTGTTCTCGATGCTGTCGTTCAGCAGGTAGGTGTCCTGGAACACGATGGCAATCTGGTCGAGCAGGTCGTCCTGCCGCATCGCCCGCACGTCGACCCCGCCGATCAGCACCTGGCCCGCCTCGACATCGTGGAAGCGCGCGACCAGGTGGGCCAGCGTCGACTTGCCCGCCCCGCTCGGCCCCACCAGCGCGGTGACCGTGTCCGGCCGGGCGACGAAGGAGACGCCCCGGAGCGTCGGCTCCCCCGGCGCGTGCGAGAACGATACGTCGCGGAACTCGATCGCGCAGCCGTGCGCGGCGGTGCTCGCGTCGGGCTCCGGCAGCAGCGGCTCGCTCATCAGCGCGGCGATCCGGTCGAAGCTCCGGCTGTAGAACGCCAGCTGCGCCATCAGCATGGCCGACTCGCTCATCATGCTGAAGAAGCGGTGGCTCATGATCAGGAACATCACCAGCATCGCGTGCGTCAGATGCCCGGCCAGGCTGAAGCGGAAGGCCTGTGCCAGCACCAGCAGGAAGCCGATTTCGAGCAGCACCGAGAACCCGATGGCCGCCGCGCCGGCCACCACTTCGATGCGGACCGACAGGGCGCGCAGGCGCGTCAGCGCATGGAACACCTTGTCGAAGCGCTCCGCCGACAGGCCGAAGGCGCGGATCACCTTGATGCCCTGCACGAACTCCAGCAGGCGGCTGTTGGTCTCGGCCTTCTGGTCGAGCTTGGCCCGCCCGAGCCGGCCGGCCGCGCGCTTGAGCAACCGGAACAACAGCAGCCCCGCCGCCACGCTCGCGAACGCCAGCAGGCCGAGGCGCCAGTCGATGTAGAGCAGCAGCGCGCCGGTCAGGCCGGCGATCGCCAGCCGCCCGCACAGCTCGCCGGTGAGATGGGTGAAGGCGTCTTCGACCTGCACCACGTTCTCGGCCATCACCGAGGTCAGGTCTCCGGTCTGGCGCCGCGCGTAGAAGCCCAGCGGCAGGCGGCGCAGCTGCTCCGCGATCTGCAGGCGCAGGTCGCACATCATGCCGGTGCCGCCGATGAAGCCGTCGAGGTTGGCGGCGACGGCGCACGCGAGCTGCGCCAGCACGCAGCCCAGCAGGGCCAGCGTCAGCGTGGTCAGCAGCGCGGCGTCGAAGTGGCCCGCGAACATCGCGTTGAACGCCAGGAACAGCACCGCGTAAGGCGCGGTCGCGAACAGCGCTTCCGCCATCCGCAAGGCAATGCCGCGCCGGACCCGGCCGCGGTCGGCACTGCGCGTGAGTTCGAACACCGCACGCAGCATGTTCATTGGGACACTCCTTCAAGCGGTTGGTCTGCGCTCGCCGTGGCGTGCGCCGATGGGAGGCGCCAGTCGGCGCTGTCGTGGTGCATCCGCCATAGCCGGCGGTACAGGTCGCTGCCGGCCAGCAGTTGCGCATGCGTGCCGGCGGCGGCCACGCGGCCGTGGTCCAGCAGCACGATCTGGTCCGCGTCGGCAATGGTCGACAGGCGGTGGGCGATCACGATGACCGTCTTGGACTGCGTCAGCACGCCCAGCGCGTCGAGGATCTGCGCCTCGCTCATCGGGTCGGTGAAGGCCGTGGCCTCGTCCAGCACGATGATCGGCGCGTCCTTGACCAGGGCGCGGGCGATCGACAACCGCTGCTTCTCGCCGCCCGACAGCCGCGCGCCGCGTTCGCCCAGGACGGTGTGATAGCCCTGCGGCAGGCGGCTGATGAAGTCGTGCGCCTGGGCCGCCTTGGCGGCGGCGATCACCTGCGCTTCGTCGAGGTCGCGCTGGCCGAGGCGGATGTTTTCGAAGACGGTGTCGTTGAACAGAAAGACGTCCTGCATCACGTAGGCCACCTGGCGATGCATGTCGCCCAGCGGCAGGGCGCGCACATCGACGCCGCCGATGCGGATGGCGCCCTGCCCCACGTCCCAGAACCGCGCCAGCAGCTGGGCAAGGGTAGATTTTCCGGCCCCGCTCGGGCCGACGATGGCGGTGAAGCTGCCGGCCGGCACGGTGAAGCTGACCTCGTGCAGCACCGCCTTGTCGCCGTAGGCGAACCCGACACCCTCGAACGCCACGGTGCTGTCGGCCGGCTTGCCGGCCACGGGCGCGTCCGGGAGCTCGGGCGCCTGCATCAGGTCCTGCACGCGGCCATGGCTGTCCTGGATCAGGCGCAGCAGGCTGCCGAAGAAGGCCAGCGCAAACAGCGGCCGCGTGATGCCCAGGCCGAGCAGCAGGCACAGGACGAACAGTTCGAGACTCAGCGAGCCCTGCAGATACCAGTAGCCGCCAAACGGCAGGATCGACAGCATGTTGGCGCCGATCACCACGGTAAAGGCCGACCACCCCGGCACCGTCATCCTCACCATGCGCGCGATGACGGCGCGGTAGGCGTCGATGACGCGCGTCAGCCGCTTCGAGGCCAGCGCGCCGCGGTGATAGGTCTTGAGCACGGCGATGCCCTGCACATATTCGACCACGCTGGCCGACAGGCTGGCGTTGACCTCGTTGTACTGCGCCATGACCTCGGGAATCTTCTTCCAGAGCAGGATCTGCACGATCACCGCCACCGGCACCGTGGCCAGGGTCACCAGTGCCATGCGCCAGTCGAACCAGAACAGGGCGACGGCGCTGGCCAGCGGCAGGGCCACGGCCGCCGCGCTGTCGTTCAGGTGGTGCGCGATGAACAGCTCGAGGCGGTCGACATCCTCGCGCAGCACCTTGTTGGTTGCCTCCGCGCTCTGCTTCGTGATCCAGCCCAGCGGCAGCCGCGTCAGCTTGGAGGCCACCTTCAGCCGCAGGTCGAGCAGGATGTCGAAGGCCGCCAGGTGCGCCACCACGCCGCTGGCCACCAGCAGCAGCCAGCGCAGCCCGATCGCCAGCGCGCCCCAGCCGAGCATCGGCCAGAGCGCCGAGGCCGCCACCCGGTCCTGCCCGATCAGCATCAGCACGGCATAGATCACCAGCAGCGGCGCGAGCGACAACACGCTGCTGAGCGCCGACAGCGCCGCGGCCAGCACCAGGCTGCCCTTGCGCTCGCCGGCCAGCGCCAGCAGCGCCGCCAGGCCGTTCTGGCGCGGTGCGGCGGCAGCGTCCTGCGCCGCCTCGCTCGCGGCGGCCTGCAATTCAGAGACTTCAACTGAGCTCATACGGAATCCTCCTGCAATGCAATGCCCAGCGACGCCCGTGTTGGGCGTGGCTGGAGTCGATCCGGTTGTCGCGCGGCGCGCGCGGTGCTCCGCCCGCGCCGGCACCCTCACAGCCTGGCCTGAAGGCGCAGCCCGATCGTGCGGCCCTGCCCGTATTGGGCAAAGTTGCCGAACGTGCCGAGCGAAAACGCATAGGTGCGCACGGCGCGGTCGGTCAGGTTGTCGACATAGCCGACCACCGTCAGATGCTTGTTGATGTCCCAGCTCAGCGAGGTGTCGAGCAGGGCATAGGCCGGCTGGCGCAGGGTGTTGGCCGCGTCGAACCACATGTCGCCCGAGAAGGTCATGCCGACGTTCCATCGCAGCCGCCCTTGCAGCCCTTGCGGGCGGAAGCGGTATTCGCCCGAGGCGCGCAGGCTCAGCGGCACCACGTAGGGCACGCGCTTGCCGGTCAGGTCGAGATTGCCCTGCGGCGCGCTGTAGCGGTAGATCTTGCTGGTGGTCCAGGCACCGCCGGCGCGCAGCGTGAGGTCCGGCGTGGCCAGCCAGGTGCCGTTCAGCTCCACGCCGGTGGCGCGGGCATCGCCCACGTTGCTCAGCATCTGGAACAGGCCCGAGACGACCTGCGCCTGCAGATTGCTGGTGCGGCTGTGGAACAGCGCGCCGTCCAGCCGCAGCCGCTTGCCGAGCAGATCGGCCTGGAAGCCGAGCTCGACGTTGCGCAGCCGCTCGGCGCTGTACGGAATGCTGCCGGCGCTGTTGTCGGCGATGCGGTTGAAGCCCCCGGCCTTGTAGCCCTCGCTGTACAGGCCGTACACGCGCCACCCGGGCGCGGCCTGGTAGCCCACCGACACTTTCGGGGTCAGGCTGCGGAACGTCTTGTCGCCGGCGAAGGACAGTGCGGCCGCGCCGGTGCGGTTGTAGTGGATATCGGCGCTGTCGATGCTGTAGCGCAGCCCGGCCGTCAGGTCGAGGCGCTCGGTGGCGTGCCAGACGCCCTCGCCGAAGGCGGCCATCGAGCGCAGGTTCGACTCGCTGCGGCTCGGGCCGGGGAACAGGAAGGCCGACACGCCAGGCACCGCGATGCCGCGATCGCGCTCGAAGGCCTGCTTCTCGTAGTAGAGGCCGAACACGCCGTCCACCGGGCGCCGAATGTCGCCGGAGGTGGCGACACGCAGCTCCTGCGAGAAGGTCTTCTGGTTTTCCGGATCGGCGTTGCCGGTG containing:
- a CDS encoding ABC transporter ATP-binding protein; translated protein: MNMLRAVFELTRSADRGRVRRGIALRMAEALFATAPYAVLFLAFNAMFAGHFDAALLTTLTLALLGCVLAQLACAVAANLDGFIGGTGMMCDLRLQIAEQLRRLPLGFYARRQTGDLTSVMAENVVQVEDAFTHLTGELCGRLAIAGLTGALLLYIDWRLGLLAFASVAAGLLLFRLLKRAAGRLGRAKLDQKAETNSRLLEFVQGIKVIRAFGLSAERFDKVFHALTRLRALSVRIEVVAGAAAIGFSVLLEIGFLLVLAQAFRFSLAGHLTHAMLVMFLIMSHRFFSMMSESAMLMAQLAFYSRSFDRIAALMSEPLLPEPDASTAAHGCAIEFRDVSFSHAPGEPTLRGVSFVARPDTVTALVGPSGAGKSTLAHLVARFHDVEAGQVLIGGVDVRAMRQDDLLDQIAIVFQDTYLLNDSIENNLRLARPEASDAELVAAARAACCHDFIMALPDGYRTVIGEGGGRLSGGERQRLSIARALLKDAPIVLLDEATASIDSGNEQAIRQALAALVRGKTVLVIAHRLHTVADVDQILVLERGRVVERGRHPDLLAGGGLYARLWAQQARTRNWRFRAAA
- a CDS encoding ABC transporter ATP-binding protein is translated as MSSVEVSELQAAASEAAQDAAAAPRQNGLAALLALAGERKGSLVLAAALSALSSVLSLAPLLVIYAVLMLIGQDRVAASALWPMLGWGALAIGLRWLLLVASGVVAHLAAFDILLDLRLKVASKLTRLPLGWITKQSAEATNKVLREDVDRLELFIAHHLNDSAAAVALPLASAVALFWFDWRMALVTLATVPVAVIVQILLWKKIPEVMAQYNEVNASLSASVVEYVQGIAVLKTYHRGALASKRLTRVIDAYRAVIARMVRMTVPGWSAFTVVIGANMLSILPFGGYWYLQGSLSLELFVLCLLLGLGITRPLFALAFFGSLLRLIQDSHGRVQDLMQAPELPDAPVAGKPADSTVAFEGVGFAYGDKAVLHEVSFTVPAGSFTAIVGPSGAGKSTLAQLLARFWDVGQGAIRIGGVDVRALPLGDMHRQVAYVMQDVFLFNDTVFENIRLGQRDLDEAQVIAAAKAAQAHDFISRLPQGYHTVLGERGARLSGGEKQRLSIARALVKDAPIIVLDEATAFTDPMSEAQILDALGVLTQSKTVIVIAHRLSTIADADQIVLLDHGRVAAAGTHAQLLAGSDLYRRLWRMHHDSADWRLPSAHATASADQPLEGVSQ
- a CDS encoding TonB-dependent receptor, with translation MGVSTLRSLLLAGSTLGAVGAAGAQDSTTAAEPADVAQLAPVVVTGTKLEASGQTADSATSVASGARLQAAGVARTDELGKLFPELTVTPRSSRAYTLFGMRGTPSSDFYSPAVTVYVDGVPQDMAYFTQPLPDVEQVEVLRGPQGTLYGRAAQGGVINIVTKKPNNRFGAEANVDVNNLTRRTDLSVRGPLVKDLLYGDVSAYVDDRPGTLKNPATGADQLDAGREALGRARLRWTPRDTDLDATLSVSHDRYRSHEEYFQAYDLKDRHAIASSPFDLTEPSLTRTVTQAALSVDYYLRGWKLSSVSAYQDRRLERVLTTGNADPENQKTFSQELRVATSGDIRRPVDGVFGLYYEKQAFERDRGIAVPGVSAFLFPGPSRSESNLRSMAAFGEGVWHATERLDLTAGLRYSIDSADIHYNRTGAAALSFAGDKTFRSLTPKVSVGYQAAPGWRVYGLYSEGYKAGGFNRIADNSAGSIPYSAERLRNVELGFQADLLGKRLRLDGALFHSRTSNLQAQVVSGLFQMLSNVGDARATGVELNGTWLATPDLTLRAGGAWTTSKIYRYSAPQGNLDLTGKRVPYVVPLSLRASGEYRFRPQGLQGRLRWNVGMTFSGDMWFDAANTLRQPAYALLDTSLSWDINKHLTVVGYVDNLTDRAVRTYAFSLGTFGNFAQYGQGRTIGLRLQARL